In Flammeovirgaceae bacterium 311, one DNA window encodes the following:
- a CDS encoding hypothetical protein (COG2323 Predicted membrane protein) has protein sequence MEKDEIQLNDWERLLIGNNPWGFMIEVFFRTLIIYFFLIVVMRLLGKRMNAQLTITDLAVMLTLGAIASVPMQAFDRGILPGIILLFAILLLHQGQTLLTYKKRKFEILTQGKISPLIKDGVINTAQLKRLRISKDQIMATLRSKGVRHLGQVKRLYSEADGHFSLYKLPESKPGLSVYPRTDGGLPPSTKKIDHHRACGYCGNMVDRSSDSREECNNCSNTEWVPAIQ, from the coding sequence ATGGAGAAAGATGAAATACAACTAAATGACTGGGAGCGCCTCCTGATTGGGAATAATCCCTGGGGGTTTATGATAGAGGTTTTTTTTCGTACACTTATCATTTATTTTTTTCTGATAGTTGTTATGCGCTTGTTGGGCAAACGCATGAATGCCCAGTTAACCATTACAGACTTAGCAGTTATGCTTACCCTGGGTGCCATTGCATCTGTACCCATGCAGGCATTTGACAGGGGTATTTTGCCTGGGATTATTCTTCTGTTTGCCATCTTACTTTTGCACCAGGGCCAAACCCTGCTTACCTATAAAAAGCGTAAGTTTGAAATTCTCACACAGGGTAAAATCTCACCCCTGATCAAAGATGGCGTGATAAATACAGCACAATTAAAAAGGTTGCGCATCAGCAAAGATCAGATTATGGCCACGCTGCGATCTAAGGGTGTTCGCCACCTGGGTCAGGTAAAAAGGCTTTATTCCGAAGCCGACGGGCATTTTAGTTTATACAAGCTGCCGGAATCCAAACCTGGCCTGTCTGTTTATCCAAGAACTGATGGTGGGCTGCCTCCATCAACCAAAAAAATAGATCATCACAGAGCCTGTGGCTATTGTGGTAACATGGTGGATAGGAGCAGTGACTCCAGGGAGGAGTGTAACAACTGTAGTAATACAGAATGGGTCCCTGCTATTCAATAA
- a CDS encoding hypothetical protein (COG2323 Predicted membrane protein), translating to MNTADAELWDWMRILMGDEVPPIFLLEVILRVVVIYLLLIVSMRIMGKRMSALISRNEMIAMISLAAAVGIPIQDPERGLLPAFIIAGVVMGVQRIVSTNTMKNPGFESLVVGSVGALASDGRLQLKNMQKSRVSRERMFTELRLKEVISLGRVQRAYLEANGSFTIYLHEDHEREGLCILPDWDKEYLQELKVVDGKFACGSCGNLTESQQKPRHECGHCGHNEWYKAVKA from the coding sequence ATGAATACAGCAGATGCGGAACTGTGGGATTGGATGCGAATTCTTATGGGAGATGAAGTGCCTCCCATTTTTTTGCTTGAGGTAATTCTGCGGGTTGTAGTTATTTATTTACTGCTGATCGTTAGTATGCGGATCATGGGAAAGCGCATGTCTGCACTGATCAGCAGAAACGAAATGATCGCCATGATTTCACTGGCAGCGGCCGTTGGTATCCCCATACAAGATCCTGAAAGAGGACTATTACCCGCGTTTATTATAGCAGGGGTGGTGATGGGCGTACAACGCATCGTTTCCACAAATACAATGAAAAATCCGGGGTTTGAGAGCCTGGTAGTAGGGAGTGTGGGTGCGCTGGCAAGCGATGGCCGCCTGCAGTTAAAAAATATGCAGAAGAGCAGGGTTTCACGCGAGCGCATGTTCACAGAATTAAGGCTTAAGGAAGTTATTAGTCTGGGAAGGGTGCAACGGGCTTATCTGGAAGCAAATGGATCTTTCACGATTTACCTGCATGAGGATCATGAACGCGAAGGGCTGTGCATTTTGCCTGACTGGGATAAGGAATATCTTCAGGAGTTAAAAGTGGTTGATGGAAAATTCGCCTGTGGCAGTTGTGGTAATTTAACAGAAAGTCAGCAGAAGCCCC